From a region of the Zingiber officinale cultivar Zhangliang chromosome 4B, Zo_v1.1, whole genome shotgun sequence genome:
- the LOC121974494 gene encoding heavy metal-associated isoprenylated plant protein 47-like isoform X2: MKKMVIKVEIRSDKCRTKAMTVVASVVGVVSVGLQGEKKDELVLVGDGVDPANLTRCLRKRVGHAYIVKLEEVK; the protein is encoded by the exons ATGAAG AAGATGGTGATCAAAGTAGAGATAAGGTCCGACAAATGCCGCACCAAAGCCATGACAGTTGTTGCTTCAGTAG TTGGGGTGGTTTCGGTGGGACTGCAAGGGGAGAAGAAGGACGAGCTCGTGCTGGTTGGAGATGGAGTTGATCCTGCTAACTTAACGAGATGTCTGAGGAAAAGAGTTGGTCATGCTTATATTGTTAAGCTGGAGGAAGTGAAATAG
- the LOC121974494 gene encoding heavy metal-associated isoprenylated plant protein 47-like isoform X1 — MKQKMVIKVEIRSDKCRTKAMTVVASVVGVVSVGLQGEKKDELVLVGDGVDPANLTRCLRKRVGHAYIVKLEEVK; from the exons ATGAAG CAGAAGATGGTGATCAAAGTAGAGATAAGGTCCGACAAATGCCGCACCAAAGCCATGACAGTTGTTGCTTCAGTAG TTGGGGTGGTTTCGGTGGGACTGCAAGGGGAGAAGAAGGACGAGCTCGTGCTGGTTGGAGATGGAGTTGATCCTGCTAACTTAACGAGATGTCTGAGGAAAAGAGTTGGTCATGCTTATATTGTTAAGCTGGAGGAAGTGAAATAG
- the LOC121974493 gene encoding probable E3 ubiquitin-protein ligase XERICO: MGLSSLPNPSESVLTLVLVNTALTISILKQLLRSLRQLLRLRPPPPSPSDHAAGDQAQEPHSLTERFRSRCRPVRFGSALGRRREQTADCRVCLARFEPDSVVNRLPCGHFFHKVCLEKWLDYQHATCPLCRTAVLPGEESGAACFVSTSSWQWF; the protein is encoded by the coding sequence ATGGGGCTTTCGAGCCTCCCCAACCCATCGGAGAGCGTGCTCACTCTCGTGCTCGTCAACACTGCCCTCACCATCTCCATCCTGAAGCAGCTCCTCCGCTCCCTCCGCCAACTCCTCCGCCTCCGCCCGCCGCCTCCGTCGCCGTCGGATCACGCAGCTGGAGATCAGGCGCAGGAGCCGCACAGCCTGACGGAGCGGTTCCGCAGCCGGTGCAGGCCGGTTCGGTTCGGCTCCGCCCTCGGGCGGAGGCGGGAGCAGACCGCCGACTGCCGCGTCTGCCTCGCCCGGTTCGAACCGGACTCGGTGGTGAACCGGCTCCCTTGCGGCCATTTCTTCCACAAGGTCTGCTTGGAAAAGTGGCTCGACTACCAGCACGCCACATGCCCCCTCTGTCGGACTGCCGTCCTCCCCGGTGAGGAATCCGGCGCTGCCTGCTTCGTTTCGACTTCTTCTTGGCAGTGGTTTTAG